In the Azospirillum sp. TSH100 genome, AGCCGGGATTGAGCGGGAGCTGGCACCGGATGAGACCCCCGACGGGCGCCCCGGCGTCGCCCTTCTGTTCTTCGCCACCGGGCGCAGCGTGCTGGGCAAGCAGGTGGAGACCCGGCTCGGCCAATGTATCCTCACCTGTCCCGGCACCGCCTGCTTCTCCGGCGTTCCGCGCGGAGCGAAGGAGGATCTGATCCCGATGGGGCAGAAGCTGCGCTATTTTGGCGACGGCCAGCAGATGTCGAAGCTGCTGGGCGGCCGACGCTATTGGCGCATCCCGGTGATGGACGGCGAGTTCCTGTGCGAGGAATCGAGCTGGAGCGTCCCAGCGGTCGGCGGCGGCAATATTCTGATTCTCGCCGATGCCCGGATGGCGGCGCTGGAGGCGGCGGAGGCCGCGGCGGACGCCATGCGCGCCGTGCCCAACGTGGTGCTGCCCTTCCCCGGCGGTGTCGTCCGCTCCGGCTCCAAGGTCGGGGCGAAGTACAAAGGGATGCCGGCCTCCACCAACGACGCCTATTGCCCGACCCTGCGCGGCCTGCCCCGCTCCCGCCTGCCGGCGGAGGTGGAATCGGTGCTGGAAATCGTCATCGACGGGCTGACCGCCACCGACGTGGCGGCGGCCACCACGGCCGGGCTGAAATGCCTGATCGAGCGGGGGCGCGCCTCCGGCATCTGGGGCATCACCGCCGGCAATTACGGCGGCAAGCTGGGCCGCCACCATTTCCACCTTCACGAGCTGCTGCCATGAGCGTGCTGAGCTTCCGTCTGAAAGGCCCGCTGACCGGCCGCATCGACGCCTCTCCCCTCCTGCCGCACCGGCTGGCGGCGCTGGACTTGTCGGAAATCGCCGCCCTTCCGCTACGGCTCGGCCGCGGGCATGTCGCAGTCGCCGAACTGTTCAACCTGTCAGGCAGCCCCGGAGACGTCATCGAGTTCGACGGGGACGACCGGCTCGATTTCGTCGGGGCGGGCCTGACCGGCGGCACCATCCGGGTCGCCGGACCGGTCGGCCACCGCGCCGGCACCGGCATGAGCGCCGGTGCCCTCCTGGTGGAGGGATCGGCCGGGCTGGCGGCCGGGGCCGCCATGCGCGGCGGGGTGCTGTCCATTGGCGGCGATGCCGGCAATGGGCTGGGGGGCGCCCTGCCCGGCGAGCGCGCGGGAATGACCGGGGGACGGATCATGGTCCAGGGCAGTTGCGGCGACCGGGTCGGGGAGCGCATGCGCCGCGGGCTGATCGCCGTCGGCGGCGATGCCGGCGCCTATGCCGCCCTGCACATGAATGCCGGCAGCCTGCTGATCGGCGGCAGCCCCGGCCCATTCACCGGCCATGGCATGCGCAATGGAACCATCCTGTTCCGCGGCGAGATCGCTCCGCTGCCGGGGTTCGCCGATTGCGGTCTCAACAAGCTGCCCTTCCTGTCGCTTCTGGACAATCACCTGTCCGAACTGGATGGTGTTCCGCCCGCCTGCCGTGGCATGA is a window encoding:
- a CDS encoding formylmethanofuran dehydrogenase subunit C; translation: MSVLSFRLKGPLTGRIDASPLLPHRLAALDLSEIAALPLRLGRGHVAVAELFNLSGSPGDVIEFDGDDRLDFVGAGLTGGTIRVAGPVGHRAGTGMSAGALLVEGSAGLAAGAAMRGGVLSIGGDAGNGLGGALPGERAGMTGGRIMVQGSCGDRVGERMRRGLIAVGGDAGAYAALHMNAGSLLIGGSPGPFTGHGMRNGTILFRGEIAPLPGFADCGLNKLPFLSLLDNHLSELDGVPPACRGMTGRARRWLGDRGFGGRGELLACL
- the fhcD gene encoding formylmethanofuran--tetrahydromethanopterin N-formyltransferase, encoding MLLNGIHIENTYAEAFDMKATRLIVTADTLTWARHAGMAATGFATSVIACGCEAGIERELAPDETPDGRPGVALLFFATGRSVLGKQVETRLGQCILTCPGTACFSGVPRGAKEDLIPMGQKLRYFGDGQQMSKLLGGRRYWRIPVMDGEFLCEESSWSVPAVGGGNILILADARMAALEAAEAAADAMRAVPNVVLPFPGGVVRSGSKVGAKYKGMPASTNDAYCPTLRGLPRSRLPAEVESVLEIVIDGLTATDVAAATTAGLKCLIERGRASGIWGITAGNYGGKLGRHHFHLHELLP